A single Halarcobacter anaerophilus DNA region contains:
- the sucC gene encoding ADP-forming succinate--CoA ligase subunit beta: MNLHEYQTKNLFRKYDIPTTKGKLLTHPSQLDDILRRLGGDRWVIKAQVHAGGRGKAGGVVVAESKQEANEEVRRLLGSKLVTHQTTKEGQPINSIYIEQPCDVEKQIYIAFMVDRTTQRIMIITSSEGGVEIEEVAQKHPEKILRNAINPVVGIMPAQCRQICDDLGLDKTLSAQMIDLMQKMYKMFVKNDLSLIEVNPLVVSKQGRLLCLDGKASVDNSALYRQPKINEIRDETQENARELKAEKLDLNYVSLDGNIACMVNGAGLAMATMDLIKAHGANPANFLDVGGSVNEKRVIEAFEIILSDEKVNGILVNIFGGIVRCDVIASGIIEAAKKMDLNVPIVVRLEGTNAKEGLELIRESSVSVYEEADLDKAAQKIIELTKGTN; encoded by the coding sequence ATGAATTTACATGAATATCAAACAAAAAATTTATTTAGGAAATATGATATTCCAACAACCAAGGGTAAACTTTTAACTCACCCCTCTCAACTTGATGATATATTAAGAAGATTAGGCGGAGATAGATGGGTTATTAAAGCACAAGTTCACGCAGGAGGAAGAGGAAAAGCCGGAGGAGTAGTAGTAGCTGAGTCAAAGCAAGAGGCTAATGAAGAAGTTAGAAGACTACTTGGAAGTAAACTTGTAACCCACCAGACTACAAAAGAGGGACAGCCTATAAACTCTATCTATATAGAACAACCTTGTGATGTAGAAAAACAGATATATATAGCTTTTATGGTTGACAGAACTACCCAAAGAATTATGATAATAACTTCCAGTGAAGGTGGTGTTGAGATTGAAGAGGTTGCTCAAAAACATCCTGAAAAAATATTAAGAAATGCAATTAACCCTGTAGTAGGAATAATGCCTGCACAATGTAGACAGATTTGTGATGATTTAGGATTAGATAAAACACTAAGTGCCCAAATGATTGATTTAATGCAAAAAATGTATAAAATGTTTGTAAAAAATGATTTATCTTTAATTGAAGTAAACCCTTTAGTTGTTTCAAAACAAGGAAGACTTTTATGTCTTGACGGAAAAGCTTCCGTAGATAATTCGGCACTATATAGACAACCTAAAATAAATGAAATCAGAGATGAAACCCAAGAAAATGCAAGAGAACTGAAAGCTGAAAAACTTGACCTAAATTACGTTTCACTAGACGGAAACATTGCTTGTATGGTAAACGGTGCGGGTCTTGCAATGGCAACAATGGATCTAATCAAAGCTCATGGAGCCAACCCCGCAAACTTTTTGGACGTGGGCGGAAGCGTAAATGAAAAAAGAGTAATCGAAGCTTTTGAAATTATATTATCAGATGAAAAAGTAAACGGTATTTTGGTAAATATTTTCGGTGGAATTGTAAGATGTGATGTTATTGCCTCAGGTATTATAGAAGCCGCAAAAAAGATGGATTTAAATGTACCTATTGTTGTAAGACTTGAAGGAACAAATGCAAAAGAGGGATTAGAATTGATTAGAGAATCTAGCGTATCCGTATATGAAGAGGCTGACTTGGATAAAGCTGCACAAAAAATTATTGAACTTACAAAAGGGACTAACTAA
- the sucD gene encoding succinate--CoA ligase subunit alpha, with product MAILIDKNTKVLVQGLTGSQASFHTQRAIAYGTTVVSGVVPGKRGQRHLDLPIYNTVECAKRLTGANASIIYVPAPFCKDAIIEASENGIETIVCITEGIPTIDMLDVKAAVDLNGSRLIGPNCPGVITPNQCKMGIMPESIHMPGSVGIISRSGTLTYEAVNQSTLAGFGQSTCVGIGGDPVPGSDFIDILKMFEEDDETKAIVMIGEIGGAKEEAAAEYIKSNITKPVVSYIAGVTAPKGKRMGHAGAIIDGSKGTAQEKYTALERAGVCTVKTITSIADALKEVHP from the coding sequence ATGGCTATTTTAATTGATAAAAATACAAAAGTATTAGTACAAGGTCTAACAGGTTCACAGGCAAGTTTTCATACCCAAAGAGCAATAGCATACGGAACAACTGTAGTAAGCGGTGTAGTTCCCGGTAAAAGGGGACAAAGACATTTAGATCTTCCCATTTACAATACGGTTGAATGTGCAAAAAGATTAACAGGAGCAAATGCTTCAATTATCTATGTTCCTGCACCTTTTTGTAAAGATGCTATTATAGAAGCAAGTGAGAACGGGATTGAGACTATTGTTTGTATAACAGAAGGTATTCCTACAATTGATATGTTAGATGTTAAAGCTGCCGTTGATTTAAACGGTTCTAGACTTATAGGTCCAAACTGCCCGGGGGTAATAACTCCAAATCAATGTAAAATGGGAATTATGCCTGAATCAATTCATATGCCAGGAAGCGTGGGAATTATTTCTCGTTCGGGAACTCTAACTTATGAAGCCGTAAATCAATCAACTCTTGCAGGATTTGGACAAAGCACTTGTGTCGGAATCGGAGGAGATCCTGTTCCAGGTTCCGATTTTATAGATATCCTAAAAATGTTTGAAGAAGACGATGAAACAAAAGCAATCGTAATGATTGGAGAAATCGGAGGAGCAAAAGAAGAAGCGGCAGCTGAATATATTAAATCAAATATTACAAAACCCGTTGTATCTTATATTGCAGGTGTTACTGCACCTAAAGGGAAAAGAATGGGACATGCAGGAGCAATTATAGACGGAAGCAAAGGAACAGCCCAAGAGAAATATACAGCTCTTGAAAGAGCAGGTGTTTGTACCGTAAAAACTATTACTTCTATTGCCGATGCTTTAAAAGAAGTACACCCTTAA
- the ald gene encoding alanine dehydrogenase has translation MKIGLVKEIKVHEYRVGLTPSCVEAYVENGHTVFVEKDAGTGAGFENSEYEKAGATIVEDKKKIFDESEMIVKVKEPLPQEYEYFHEGQILYTYLHIAADRPQAEMLLNKKIKAVAYETITNNQGGLPCLTPMSEIAGRLAVQEGAKFLEKPFGGRGVLLGGVPGVQRGNVVIVGGGIVGLNACKMAVGLGANVTVLDISASRLAFYDDLFGSQVTTLFSNKTNLIKSIKEADLVIGAVLIPGATTPKLIKKEDLKLMKKNSVLVDVAIDQGGCFETSKATYHDNPTYIVNDVVHYCVANMPGAVSLTSTLALTATTLNHGLAIANKGLEKALHDDIHLSNGLNTYEGKLTNKAVAESLKIPYEAIKF, from the coding sequence ATGAAAATAGGATTAGTAAAAGAGATTAAAGTCCATGAATACAGAGTCGGATTGACTCCAAGTTGTGTTGAAGCCTATGTAGAAAACGGTCATACCGTCTTTGTTGAAAAAGATGCTGGAACAGGTGCAGGATTTGAAAATAGTGAATATGAAAAAGCAGGAGCAACAATTGTTGAAGATAAAAAGAAGATTTTTGATGAAAGTGAAATGATTGTAAAAGTAAAAGAACCTCTTCCCCAAGAGTATGAATACTTTCATGAAGGGCAAATTTTATATACCTATTTACATATTGCAGCAGACAGACCTCAAGCTGAAATGTTGCTAAATAAAAAAATAAAAGCAGTAGCTTATGAAACAATAACAAACAATCAAGGAGGTCTTCCGTGTTTAACACCAATGAGTGAAATTGCAGGACGACTGGCAGTTCAAGAAGGAGCTAAATTTTTAGAAAAACCTTTTGGAGGAAGAGGAGTTTTATTAGGAGGAGTTCCGGGTGTACAAAGAGGTAATGTTGTAATTGTAGGGGGAGGTATAGTAGGACTAAATGCTTGTAAAATGGCAGTAGGATTAGGTGCAAACGTAACCGTACTTGATATTTCAGCTTCAAGATTAGCTTTTTATGATGATTTATTCGGCTCACAAGTAACAACGCTTTTTTCTAATAAAACAAATCTTATAAAATCTATAAAAGAAGCAGATTTGGTAATCGGTGCCGTATTGATCCCCGGTGCAACAACTCCGAAACTAATCAAAAAAGAGGATTTAAAACTTATGAAGAAAAATTCTGTTTTAGTAGATGTTGCCATAGATCAAGGTGGATGTTTTGAAACATCAAAAGCCACATATCATGATAATCCAACATATATTGTAAACGATGTAGTACACTATTGTGTTGCAAATATGCCAGGAGCAGTATCATTAACATCAACTTTGGCATTAACTGCCACTACATTAAATCATGGTTTGGCTATTGCAAACAAAGGTTTAGAAAAAGCTCTTCATGATGATATTCACTTATCAAACGGATTAAATACTTATGAAGGGAAATTAACAAATAAAGCAGTAGCCGAAAGTTTGAAGATTCCTTATGAAGCAATAAAATTTTAA
- a CDS encoding helix-turn-helix domain-containing protein gives MLEEELDVGKKIKSLRTAKNMPAKQLAGEAGISFGMLSQLEKGSTQGSVETLRKIAKVLDVTLAHLFTNNKEEELAITSENLENEKSYVVRKNERKKISFPDPLYTCELLVPDLQGEIELLQVNMEPNRITEDVIPHTKGGEECDYVLEGEIVVTLRKKEFLLKKGDSIRFNPEIPHKIENRSSFKASYLSVITPVSF, from the coding sequence GTGCTTGAAGAAGAGTTAGATGTAGGTAAAAAAATAAAAAGTTTAAGAACTGCAAAAAATATGCCGGCAAAACAGCTTGCAGGTGAAGCCGGAATATCTTTCGGTATGCTGTCTCAACTGGAAAAAGGTTCTACTCAAGGCTCTGTTGAGACATTAAGAAAAATAGCAAAAGTACTTGACGTAACTTTGGCACATCTTTTTACAAACAACAAAGAAGAAGAGTTGGCTATAACTTCTGAAAATTTGGAAAATGAAAAATCATATGTGGTAAGAAAAAACGAGAGAAAAAAAATCTCTTTTCCCGATCCTTTATATACATGTGAATTGCTTGTTCCTGATTTGCAAGGTGAAATAGAACTTTTACAAGTAAATATGGAACCAAATAGAATTACCGAGGATGTAATTCCCCATACTAAAGGTGGGGAAGAGTGTGATTATGTTCTAGAAGGTGAAATTGTTGTTACTTTAAGAAAAAAAGAGTTTCTTCTTAAAAAAGGAGATTCAATAAGATTTAATCCTGAAATTCCCCATAAAATAGAGAACAGAAGTTCTTTTAAAGCCTCTTATTTATCTGTAATTACTCCTGTCTCTTTTTAG
- a CDS encoding phytanoyl-CoA dioxygenase family protein, whose protein sequence is MQLTQEELKEFNDNGFLVIKNFVSKEYCDEILEKAKVHLEKKEAPIESEQEYMHLDENKITVRRLRQVYDREEIFKEWMTNKEIRPMLKQILNDTPVLTLAHHNSIMTKMPHESTRTFWHQDRRYWHFENDDLVSVWLALDDEFLDNGLLEFIPKTHKMNFSKDRFDKVSNFLDEHEENKKIIEKRVHQNLEKGDIVLFHCKTLHHASKNITDKPKISFVYTVRAQSNRPLKNTRSDYKEVVLD, encoded by the coding sequence ATGCAACTTACCCAAGAAGAGTTAAAAGAATTTAATGACAACGGTTTTTTAGTGATAAAAAACTTTGTTTCAAAAGAGTATTGTGACGAAATTTTAGAAAAAGCAAAAGTTCATCTTGAAAAAAAAGAGGCTCCAATAGAGAGCGAACAAGAGTATATGCATCTTGATGAAAATAAAATCACAGTTAGAAGATTAAGACAAGTTTACGATAGAGAAGAGATTTTCAAAGAGTGGATGACAAATAAAGAGATAAGACCTATGTTAAAACAAATATTAAATGATACTCCTGTTTTAACTTTAGCCCACCATAACTCTATTATGACAAAAATGCCCCATGAGAGTACAAGAACTTTTTGGCATCAAGACAGACGTTACTGGCACTTTGAAAATGATGATTTAGTCTCTGTATGGCTGGCACTTGATGATGAATTTTTAGATAATGGTTTGCTTGAATTTATTCCAAAAACACATAAAATGAATTTTTCTAAAGATAGGTTTGATAAAGTATCAAACTTTTTGGATGAACATGAAGAAAATAAAAAAATAATAGAGAAAAGAGTTCACCAAAATTTAGAAAAAGGAGATATTGTTCTTTTTCATTGTAAAACTCTGCACCATGCAAGTAAAAATATAACAGATAAACCTAAAATCTCTTTTGTATATACAGTTAGAGCACAAAGCAACAGACCTTTAAAAAATACAAGAAGTGATTATAAGGAAGTAGTTCTTGACTAA
- a CDS encoding helix-hairpin-helix domain-containing protein — translation MTNALLELLQEKTSLNKKVIENIIKLLDEGCTIPFIARYRKDLTNSATDEELRAFEEIFNYSKKVFERKEEIKNLLLEKNFLNEKVQKALDEAQTLQVLEDIYAPFKEKKSSRTTKAIENGLEPLANIIHCMKYTREEIDKKAQNFLNKDIQTINEALNGAKDIIAQRYADDFKSKEVLRNLLLNWGTLEIKEAKEFDKNGVYSNFAEQNEKIKYIKSYRTLAILRGEKEKQLNVKVQIDENHILENIKKYKIPSWANSSKELVFEAYKDGLKRLLLPSLKREVLATLKEKASKEAIELFGKNLKELLLTAPLVNQIILGMDPGYKTGCKLAVIDKDGKYLNSNVIYPTKPKEDIINSSKIVLDLIKKYSITAIAIGNGTASRETASFIANLIEEKSLNINYAIVSEIGASVYSASKIASMEYPNLDVTIRGAISIASRLRDPMAALVKIDPKSLGIGQYQHDVNQKELGQKLENITVDLVNKVGVDLNSASYKLLSFVSGISEKLALNIVEYREKIGKFSTKTQLLKVKGLGEKAYEQSVGFFRIKDGESIFDNTSIHPEDYEIAKKIQKNYEIKELNLQDYEKVAKELNISIVKVRDIVTELNRPGYDVREEFNQVKFASDITKIEDLKQGDTLSGIVRNITDFGAFVDIGLKNDALLHISQISNKRISHPSEVLSINQNLENIKILDVDLEKQRVSLSLKN, via the coding sequence TTGACTAATGCTTTATTAGAACTACTGCAAGAAAAAACATCTCTTAACAAAAAAGTTATTGAAAATATAATCAAACTTTTAGATGAAGGGTGTACTATCCCTTTTATTGCACGTTATAGAAAAGATTTGACAAACAGTGCAACAGATGAAGAATTAAGAGCCTTTGAAGAAATTTTTAACTACTCAAAAAAAGTTTTTGAAAGAAAAGAGGAGATAAAAAATCTTCTACTTGAGAAAAACTTCCTTAATGAAAAAGTTCAAAAAGCCCTAGATGAAGCCCAAACGCTACAAGTTTTGGAAGATATATATGCTCCTTTTAAAGAAAAAAAATCTTCAAGAACAACAAAAGCAATAGAAAACGGTCTTGAACCTTTGGCAAATATAATTCACTGTATGAAATATACCCGTGAAGAGATAGATAAAAAAGCCCAAAACTTTTTAAATAAAGATATTCAAACTATTAATGAGGCACTAAACGGCGCAAAAGATATTATTGCCCAAAGATATGCAGATGATTTTAAGTCAAAAGAGGTTTTAAGAAATCTTCTTTTAAACTGGGGGACTTTAGAGATAAAAGAGGCAAAAGAGTTTGATAAAAATGGAGTTTACTCAAACTTTGCAGAACAAAATGAGAAGATAAAATATATAAAATCATATAGAACTCTTGCAATATTAAGAGGAGAAAAAGAGAAGCAGTTAAACGTAAAAGTTCAAATAGATGAAAACCATATTTTAGAAAATATAAAAAAATATAAAATCCCTTCATGGGCAAACTCTTCCAAAGAGTTGGTTTTTGAAGCTTACAAAGATGGACTAAAAAGACTCCTTCTTCCAAGTCTGAAAAGAGAAGTTTTAGCAACATTAAAAGAGAAAGCATCAAAAGAGGCAATCGAACTATTCGGCAAAAACCTAAAAGAATTACTTCTAACAGCACCCTTGGTAAATCAAATTATACTTGGTATGGATCCCGGATATAAAACAGGTTGTAAACTTGCAGTTATAGATAAAGACGGAAAATATCTAAACTCAAATGTTATCTATCCAACCAAACCAAAAGAGGATATAATAAACTCCTCAAAAATAGTTTTAGATTTAATCAAAAAATACAGCATTACTGCAATTGCCATTGGAAACGGTACTGCTTCAAGGGAGACAGCCTCTTTTATAGCAAACCTAATAGAAGAAAAGAGTTTAAATATAAACTATGCAATAGTTAGTGAAATAGGTGCAAGTGTATACTCTGCTTCAAAAATAGCAAGTATGGAATATCCAAACTTAGATGTTACAATAAGAGGAGCAATCTCAATTGCAAGCAGACTGCGAGATCCTATGGCTGCTTTGGTAAAAATTGACCCAAAATCACTTGGAATTGGACAATATCAACACGATGTAAATCAAAAAGAGTTAGGTCAAAAGCTAGAAAATATTACGGTGGATTTGGTAAATAAAGTTGGAGTTGATTTAAATTCAGCCTCATACAAACTCTTATCTTTTGTCTCAGGAATCTCTGAAAAACTTGCTTTAAATATAGTTGAATACAGAGAGAAAATAGGTAAATTTTCTACTAAAACCCAACTTTTGAAAGTAAAAGGCTTAGGAGAGAAAGCTTATGAACAAAGTGTCGGTTTTTTTAGAATCAAAGACGGTGAATCAATTTTTGACAATACCTCTATTCACCCCGAAGATTATGAGATAGCAAAAAAAATCCAAAAAAATTATGAGATAAAAGAGCTAAATCTTCAAGATTATGAAAAAGTTGCAAAGGAACTTAATATCTCAATAGTAAAAGTAAGAGATATTGTAACTGAGTTAAACCGTCCTGGATATGATGTAAGAGAAGAGTTTAATCAAGTAAAATTTGCAAGTGATATAACTAAAATCGAGGATTTAAAGCAAGGCGACACTCTAAGCGGTATTGTTAGAAACATAACAGACTTTGGAGCCTTTGTAGATATAGGACTTAAAAATGATGCCCTACTTCATATTTCACAAATAAGCAATAAAAGAATCTCTCATCCAAGCGAAGTTTTAAGTATAAATCAAAACTTGGAGAATATAAAAATTTTAGATGTAGATTTAGAAAAACAAAGAGTTAGTTTGAGTTTAAAAAACTAG
- a CDS encoding RidA family protein, whose product MKKIISTKKAPDAIGPYNQASAFENLIFTSGQIALNPETMEIVEGGVKEQSTQVMENLKAVLNEAGSSFENVLKTTCFLADMNDFAAFNEIYGEYFEAATAPARSTVAVKTLPKNVFVEVEVIAYKN is encoded by the coding sequence ATGAAAAAAATAATCTCAACAAAAAAAGCTCCTGATGCAATAGGACCGTATAATCAAGCATCTGCATTTGAAAATTTAATTTTTACTTCAGGTCAAATTGCTTTAAATCCTGAAACTATGGAAATAGTTGAAGGTGGAGTAAAAGAGCAGTCAACACAAGTTATGGAAAACTTAAAAGCTGTATTAAATGAAGCCGGAAGCTCTTTTGAAAACGTATTAAAAACAACTTGCTTTTTAGCTGATATGAATGATTTTGCTGCATTCAATGAAATTTACGGTGAATACTTTGAAGCTGCAACTGCTCCAGCTAGAAGTACGGTTGCTGTTAAAACACTTCCAAAAAACGTATTTGTTGAAGTAGAAGTAATAGCTTATAAAAACTAG
- a CDS encoding NUDIX hydrolase: MTSIENIGCFKTILDPYNGITIDSKDLPLLLTQFEKNLELLIEEVKNRRNLIWIYIDIKKAEFISTATKKGFFFHSCGEDYILLVKRLKKNAVIPTAANHTLGVGIVVINEKNELLVVKEKISNVGYKIPGGHIDDKEMITTAALREVYEETGIKIEFEKIISLGHFYPHQFHKSNLYVLCLAKPLSLKIDIKDTYEILDAKWVDVDEYLKDENVHDYSKAIVQTALENKGFIKTNQETLTHIKKDFELFFPITSYKDV; the protein is encoded by the coding sequence TTGACAAGTATTGAAAATATCGGATGTTTTAAAACAATTTTAGACCCATATAACGGAATCACGATAGATTCTAAAGATTTACCTCTATTATTAACTCAATTTGAGAAAAATCTTGAGCTTTTGATAGAAGAGGTCAAAAACAGAAGAAATCTTATCTGGATATATATAGATATAAAAAAAGCAGAATTTATATCAACTGCTACAAAAAAAGGATTTTTTTTCCACTCTTGCGGTGAAGATTATATTTTATTGGTAAAAAGATTAAAGAAAAATGCAGTTATCCCAACAGCAGCCAATCACACTTTAGGAGTAGGGATAGTAGTAATAAACGAAAAAAATGAATTACTTGTAGTAAAAGAGAAAATTTCGAATGTAGGATATAAAATTCCTGGAGGTCATATCGATGATAAAGAGATGATTACAACAGCTGCTCTTAGAGAAGTTTATGAAGAAACTGGAATAAAAATCGAATTTGAAAAGATAATCTCTTTAGGACACTTCTATCCCCACCAATTTCATAAATCAAATTTGTATGTTTTATGTTTGGCAAAACCTTTAAGTTTGAAAATTGATATAAAAGACACCTATGAAATTCTGGATGCAAAATGGGTAGATGTGGATGAGTATTTAAAAGATGAAAATGTTCATGATTATTCAAAAGCGATTGTTCAAACAGCTTTGGAAAACAAAGGATTTATAAAAACAAATCAAGAAACACTAACTCATATAAAAAAAGATTTTGAACTCTTTTTTCCAATTACAAGTTATAAGGATGTATAA
- a CDS encoding LysE/ArgO family amino acid transporter has protein sequence MEIEAFFKGFIVAISLIVAIGAQNAYILKLGLLKQHVLKAVLFCIFSDIILISAGVLGLGFFIKGNQLLINSIAIFGILFLVSYAILSFKSALKNESLKIDNEIKTNPIKEVFTLLFMFTYLNPHVYLDTVLLIGGIGANLEENAKIFFVFGCAGASALWFFLLGYGARLLIPLFKKPLTWKILDIIIAVLMLYIAYSLKDLIVL, from the coding sequence ATGGAAATTGAAGCTTTTTTCAAGGGATTTATTGTTGCAATTTCACTAATTGTGGCAATCGGCGCACAAAATGCTTATATTCTTAAGCTGGGACTTCTTAAACAACATGTTTTAAAAGCGGTACTTTTTTGTATTTTTTCAGATATTATTTTAATAAGTGCAGGTGTTTTGGGACTTGGTTTCTTTATTAAAGGGAATCAATTATTAATAAACTCAATTGCAATTTTCGGAATACTCTTTTTAGTCTCATATGCAATCTTGTCTTTTAAATCAGCTTTAAAAAACGAGAGTCTTAAAATAGATAATGAGATAAAAACAAACCCCATAAAAGAGGTTTTTACTCTTCTTTTTATGTTTACTTATTTAAATCCCCACGTATATTTGGATACGGTTCTTTTAATAGGAGGAATCGGAGCAAATTTAGAAGAAAATGCAAAAATCTTTTTTGTTTTTGGCTGTGCAGGTGCTTCAGCTCTTTGGTTTTTTCTATTGGGATACGGGGCAAGACTTCTAATTCCTTTATTTAAAAAACCTTTAACTTGGAAAATTTTGGATATTATAATTGCAGTATTGATGTTGTATATTGCTTACTCATTAAAAGATTTAATAGTATTATAA
- a CDS encoding MarC family protein — MELFQNFLQQTITLFAIMDPIGVSAIALSLLSPNITKTQIAIIAKKTTSTILIAFFVVLITGDLVLKLFGIHEDSLKVMGGIILLLMAITMVRGSVTVNKKENSDKNDEELAIIPIGIPIAFGTGLFTTIIIFKNQAASSVELFSLVISFCVNALVFYLVLKNSIYIKKYIGVTGQNIVTKLMGLIVGALAVQFIISGVVHLAKGYF; from the coding sequence TTGGAACTTTTTCAAAATTTTCTACAGCAGACAATAACACTGTTTGCAATTATGGACCCAATAGGAGTTAGTGCTATTGCATTATCTTTATTGAGTCCGAATATTACTAAAACTCAAATTGCAATTATTGCAAAAAAGACTACTTCAACTATTTTAATCGCTTTTTTCGTAGTTCTAATAACAGGGGATTTAGTTTTAAAACTCTTTGGTATACATGAAGATTCATTAAAAGTCATGGGTGGAATAATTCTTCTTCTTATGGCAATTACAATGGTAAGAGGAAGTGTAACCGTAAATAAAAAAGAGAATAGCGATAAAAACGATGAAGAGCTTGCAATAATTCCGATTGGAATTCCCATTGCTTTTGGTACGGGACTTTTTACTACAATTATAATTTTTAAAAATCAAGCTGCAAGCAGTGTTGAACTCTTTTCATTGGTAATCTCTTTTTGCGTAAATGCACTTGTTTTTTATCTGGTTTTAAAAAACTCAATATATATTAAAAAGTATATAGGCGTTACAGGACAAAATATAGTTACAAAACTTATGGGGCTTATTGTTGGAGCACTTGCGGTACAATTTATAATCTCAGGAGTTGTTCATTTAGCAAAAGGTTACTTCTAA